The genomic stretch GGGCCTGATCCAGAAGTTCCGGCGAGGCCTTTTTGCCGACGGCGAACTCTGCGGCCGATGCCTCGCAGCGGCCATGACCGGACTCGCTGGCCACAGGATCCTTAGCCGGCTCACTCGAAGTCGCACTGCAACCGGCCAGCATGGCAATGGTCGCGAGCGCGCCCAGCGACATGAATTTAATAGGCATGAAGCCTCCTTTTCCAATGGTTGTTTCGAGATCGTG from Pseudomonas ekonensis encodes the following:
- a CDS encoding I78 family peptidase inhibitor, translated to MPIKFMSLGALATIAMLAGCSATSSEPAKDPVASESGHGRCEASAAEFAVGKKASPELLDQARTRAGAQNARFLKPNDMITLEYRSDRLNLNTDNDLIVTRASCG